One Hevea brasiliensis isolate MT/VB/25A 57/8 chromosome 5, ASM3005281v1, whole genome shotgun sequence genomic region harbors:
- the LOC110662077 gene encoding RING-H2 finger protein ATL33, whose amino-acid sequence MEHPPSSIIFISPEPPPFPAPPRSVDLSPLEFILGLLAVITIPALIYTFFFSIKCPPSPFRRRRWTDSGEFPGIDENPAENKEAVSDVKYQKDTHVKDIGSECPVCLSVFADGEEVKQLSVCKHSFHASCINMWLNSHSSCPVCRASVPVKRPNNGTSTAVSSSSSRADDLHRGLPDATSLV is encoded by the coding sequence ATGGAGCACCCACCTAGTTCTATAATTTTCATTTCGCCTGAACCCCCACCCTTCCCTGCACCGCCCAGAAGCGTAGATTTGTCTCCTCTCGAGTTCATTCTTGGTCTCCTCGCTGTTATCACCATCCCTGCCTTGATCTACACCTTCTTTTTCTCTATCAAGTGCCCCCCTAGTCCTTTCAGGAGGCGGCGCTGGACCGATTCTGGGGAATTTCCCGGCATCGATGAGAACCCAGCTGAGAATAAAGAAGCGGTTTCGGATGTCAAGTATCAGAAGGATACCCATGTGAAGGATATTGGAAGCGAGTGTCCAGTTTGCTTGTCTGTTTTCGCTGATGGGGAAGAAGTGAAGCAATTGAGTGTGTGCAAGCATAGCTTCCATGCTTCTTGTATCAATATGTGGTTGAATTCTCATTCTAGTTGTCCTGTTTGTCGAGCTTCTGTTCCTGTTAAACGTCCTAATAATGGGACGTCGACGGCggtctcctcctcctcctctcgaGCCGATGATCTCCACCGTGGTTTGCCGGATGCTACCTCTTTGGTTTGA